One Leptospira wolbachii serovar Codice str. CDC genomic region harbors:
- a CDS encoding efflux RND transporter permease subunit: MNVESYVHSLFKHKRLYWVVFICFFLAAFFRIPELEIWLLPRLTPIRYYIVTEFPNHSAEETDLSVSVPISEMVSSVKSVKRIRTISEHGKSVVQIDLQFGASVSEFKDQLYQTILEMNDKLPLGVGAPRLLQGEAKERPFMEILIPKGIGNDVTSFDFRFQQLVFQLERISGVTEVRVVGKPKHSAFISIKTNVLDLFPISIRDLESQIQAAMRGGSLGKIEGYTKDTELKFSAEIQSYEDLSQFPIHLGNGNSVSLGRLTTIFKSEFPAEKLTRMDGKNAIYIAVFTDSSANPLRVSSEVQKKFQTLDSNLSPKIFYDASNELHDQIHQFGINLIWSLTFAFVFSYFLYRSWVPALILLVSVLFSLVLFFHLVLLFSISINILSLGGISVGIGMLFDASNLIVFSIRKKLEKMAFASESVTKGIQSVFISLFSSSLTTIVVFIPLLVFPMEWKNFFFDSGVCIALLVFCSLVSSLWIVPLLSISLMESLKKTAMNTDREKLLVSMYERTYNAWNTIGKKNAAVILCCLLLFSFFVFEFKWHIFPKQPAIGFRMQMSPKSNLSLEEELGVVYELQSKMQKIDPKLSTLVFPLDPLDTKRQHPQKSIPIQWKLLGIEKSKELETLFVELLPPSKWDWKLEPIESQVSITLPFIPNDSLVFLHESFDALLNFSREFRKNISKRELNGNFDFLPNRITLEEWSRNQIPIPEFIPDEEDLKHRILYQQIPKYLGPIGDVTKTDLYLGMDSFGLDLGNRIDPKRISFKTKTNEATFIGTLFTSQKQESYDQYHRESGLFYTEWMGEVLEFDSSLFAMKNGLSVIQFSAKKEIRKFFLFLFVLLLLSFVFIYLALVGIYESFRIPIFYLGLSLLYLSVTVSFVFVLFREFHLGHYIGLVVLLGLSIDSISLFGERWVEIREDTVSSKQRESIFRWLVWPILLNSGTTLMGVFPVIAFGTSGSEFSKAIALTMFVGIPVSVFFVFYVYPNLFLKFLVKIQ; the protein is encoded by the coding sequence ATGAATGTTGAAAGTTACGTTCATTCCTTATTCAAACATAAACGATTGTATTGGGTGGTATTTATCTGCTTTTTTTTGGCGGCATTTTTTAGAATTCCTGAATTAGAAATTTGGCTATTACCAAGGTTAACGCCAATTCGTTATTACATAGTAACAGAATTTCCTAACCATTCCGCAGAAGAAACAGACCTGTCGGTAAGTGTACCTATCTCAGAAATGGTATCCTCTGTGAAATCAGTCAAACGCATTCGTACAATTTCAGAACACGGAAAATCGGTAGTGCAAATCGATTTACAATTTGGAGCTTCTGTCTCTGAGTTTAAAGATCAGTTGTATCAAACAATTTTAGAAATGAATGATAAACTTCCGTTAGGTGTAGGTGCGCCACGGTTGTTGCAGGGAGAGGCAAAGGAAAGACCATTTATGGAAATCCTCATTCCGAAAGGGATTGGGAACGATGTCACTAGTTTCGATTTCCGTTTTCAACAATTGGTATTCCAATTGGAAAGAATTTCAGGTGTAACGGAAGTTCGTGTAGTAGGAAAACCAAAACATTCTGCTTTTATTTCTATCAAAACAAATGTATTGGATCTTTTTCCAATCAGTATTCGCGATTTGGAATCTCAAATCCAAGCGGCAATGCGTGGAGGTTCTCTTGGGAAAATAGAGGGGTATACAAAGGATACCGAATTAAAATTTTCTGCAGAAATTCAGTCCTATGAAGATCTTTCACAGTTTCCCATCCATCTGGGGAATGGAAATTCGGTCAGTCTTGGGCGACTAACAACGATTTTCAAATCAGAATTTCCTGCAGAAAAACTTACGCGAATGGATGGGAAAAATGCTATCTACATTGCAGTCTTTACTGATTCGTCAGCAAATCCACTTAGGGTCTCTTCGGAGGTTCAGAAAAAATTTCAAACATTGGATTCGAACCTATCACCGAAGATCTTTTACGATGCTTCGAATGAGTTACATGATCAAATACACCAGTTTGGAATTAATCTGATTTGGAGTTTAACGTTTGCTTTTGTATTTTCCTATTTTCTTTATCGGAGTTGGGTTCCAGCTCTTATCCTATTAGTTTCGGTCCTATTTTCCCTTGTATTGTTCTTTCATCTAGTATTACTCTTTTCTATCTCTATCAATATACTTAGTTTAGGTGGAATTTCCGTCGGTATCGGGATGTTGTTTGATGCAAGTAATCTAATTGTTTTTTCTATTCGAAAAAAATTAGAAAAAATGGCATTCGCATCAGAATCGGTAACCAAAGGCATTCAATCTGTTTTTATTTCCTTATTTTCTTCTTCCCTAACTACGATTGTTGTTTTTATTCCCCTTTTGGTTTTTCCCATGGAATGGAAAAACTTCTTTTTTGATTCGGGGGTATGTATCGCACTACTGGTCTTTTGTTCATTGGTTTCTTCTTTATGGATTGTTCCTTTATTATCAATTTCCCTTATGGAATCTTTAAAAAAAACAGCGATGAATACTGATCGGGAAAAACTTCTAGTATCTATGTATGAGAGAACGTATAATGCATGGAACACTATAGGAAAAAAGAATGCGGCAGTGATTCTATGTTGTCTTCTGTTATTTAGTTTTTTTGTTTTTGAATTTAAATGGCATATATTTCCAAAACAACCAGCTATTGGATTCCGAATGCAAATGTCACCAAAGTCAAATCTTTCTTTGGAAGAAGAACTTGGTGTTGTGTATGAATTGCAGAGTAAGATGCAAAAAATTGATCCTAAACTTTCAACTCTTGTTTTTCCTTTGGATCCATTGGATACAAAAAGGCAACATCCACAAAAATCAATTCCCATCCAATGGAAACTTCTCGGAATCGAAAAGTCCAAAGAATTGGAAACTTTATTTGTTGAGTTGCTTCCTCCTTCTAAATGGGATTGGAAATTGGAACCTATCGAATCTCAAGTTTCGATAACACTGCCATTTATTCCGAATGATTCTCTGGTTTTTCTACATGAATCGTTCGATGCACTATTGAATTTTTCTAGAGAATTTCGAAAGAATATCAGCAAACGAGAATTAAATGGTAATTTTGATTTTTTGCCAAATCGAATCACGCTGGAAGAGTGGTCTCGAAATCAAATCCCTATTCCTGAATTCATTCCTGATGAAGAGGACTTAAAACATCGAATTTTATACCAACAGATTCCAAAATATTTGGGACCTATTGGCGATGTCACAAAAACAGATTTGTATTTAGGTATGGACTCTTTTGGTTTAGATTTGGGGAACAGGATCGATCCAAAACGAATCAGTTTTAAAACAAAAACAAACGAAGCCACTTTTATTGGCACCCTATTTACCTCCCAAAAACAGGAAAGTTATGATCAATACCATAGAGAATCTGGATTGTTCTACACGGAATGGATGGGGGAGGTTTTGGAATTTGATTCCAGTTTGTTTGCTATGAAGAATGGTTTGTCTGTAATACAATTTTCTGCTAAGAAAGAAATAAGAAAGTTTTTTCTTTTCCTTTTTGTTTTACTCCTTCTTTCTTTTGTTTTTATCTACTTGGCTCTGGTGGGAATTTATGAATCTTTTAGAATTCCTATATTTTATCTGGGGTTATCATTATTATATTTATCGGTAACTGTTTCTTTTGTTTTTGTTCTATTCCGTGAATTCCATTTAGGCCACTACATAGGTCTTGTTGTATTGCTTGGATTGTCCATTGATAGCATTTCTTTGTTTGGTGAAAGGTGGGTGGAAATTAGGGAAGATACGGTCTCTTCCAAACAAAGGGAATCTATTTTTCGTTGGTTGGTTTGGCCCATCCTTTTAAATTCAGGTACAACTTTGATGGGAGTTTTTCCAGTCATCGCCTTTGGAACTTCAGGTTCGGAATTTTCAAAAGCTATCGCATTGACTATGTTTGTTGGGATTCCTGTTTCTGTATTTTTTGTTTTCTATGTATATCCAAATTTATTCCTGAAGTTTTTGGTGAAGATTCAGTGA
- a CDS encoding efflux RND transporter periplasmic adaptor subunit, with the protein MNSNPMTKIRILVRKLLVMGVGYILFSVLYTLLSNVDIRNRFPFLVGFFYFPNYWETMNEVSAMESPKQGLVFQRPRLLEENKVIEFPAVVEPTKEIQLHNKQSGRIRKIYVDEGSFVKEGQVLLEIDDELIRLEGERLSLALNVSESQVTIAFEKWKQAEKQVDVKLREIDKKTELVELAEKEWILSKDLKEKKIILWKQGFVSLTEVEKLKQEEQSKETQYKNLIRDRENLLSGINLDLELEDLSFEGKLKVWREKNTSLEKSEYELSKSHLKIIKNQIKSNEQLLSETRLRAPKSGKILKIQIKEGELTTQSPVMILMEKGELSAGFQIGESDLLYVSPGKEVLFIPSLENLPAIKGKLDRVGGFLDPRSHSIGIKVRLEPKQTNILPGMFGLVQVKLPETIEKILIPSSSLHGDEKSGFYVNVKQKEGTTKKFIQFKPYLLNELEILSGLSLEDEVETSLSL; encoded by the coding sequence ATGAACTCAAATCCAATGACAAAAATAAGAATTTTGGTTCGTAAACTCCTTGTTATGGGAGTTGGTTATATTCTTTTTTCGGTTTTATATACGCTCCTTTCAAATGTCGATATAAGAAATCGTTTCCCTTTTTTGGTTGGCTTTTTTTATTTTCCCAATTATTGGGAGACAATGAATGAGGTCTCAGCGATGGAGTCACCAAAGCAAGGTTTGGTGTTTCAGAGGCCTCGGTTATTGGAAGAAAATAAAGTAATTGAGTTTCCTGCCGTGGTGGAACCTACAAAAGAAATTCAGTTGCATAACAAACAGAGTGGTCGTATACGAAAAATCTATGTAGATGAAGGAAGTTTTGTTAAAGAAGGACAAGTTCTATTGGAAATCGATGATGAATTGATCCGATTAGAAGGGGAAAGGTTGTCTCTCGCTCTGAACGTCTCTGAGTCACAGGTAACAATTGCTTTCGAAAAATGGAAACAGGCAGAGAAACAAGTTGATGTAAAACTTAGAGAAATCGACAAAAAAACAGAGTTAGTTGAATTAGCAGAAAAGGAATGGATTCTTAGTAAAGATCTGAAAGAGAAAAAGATAATACTTTGGAAACAGGGTTTTGTTTCTTTAACGGAGGTAGAAAAATTAAAACAAGAGGAGCAGTCCAAAGAAACGCAATATAAAAACTTAATTAGAGATAGGGAAAATCTTTTATCAGGAATTAATTTAGATTTAGAACTTGAGGATCTTAGTTTTGAAGGAAAACTAAAGGTCTGGCGAGAAAAAAATACATCTCTGGAAAAATCGGAATATGAACTAAGTAAATCTCATCTTAAAATTATAAAAAACCAAATTAAGTCCAATGAACAATTGTTATCTGAAACTCGCTTACGAGCTCCTAAATCGGGTAAAATTTTAAAAATTCAAATCAAAGAAGGGGAATTAACCACCCAATCTCCTGTAATGATTTTAATGGAGAAGGGAGAGTTGTCGGCTGGATTTCAAATTGGTGAATCGGATCTTTTGTATGTTTCACCTGGGAAGGAGGTTCTTTTTATTCCCTCGCTGGAGAACCTACCAGCGATCAAAGGTAAGTTGGATCGGGTCGGTGGATTTTTAGATCCAAGATCCCACAGTATTGGAATTAAAGTGCGGTTGGAACCAAAACAAACCAATATTTTGCCAGGTATGTTTGGACTTGTGCAAGTCAAACTGCCTGAAACGATAGAAAAGATTCTGATTCCCTCCTCTTCGCTTCATGGTGATGAAAAAAGTGGGTTTTATGTTAATGTAAAACAAAAAGAAGGGACTACTAAAAAATTTATACAATTCAAACCCTATTTATTGAATGAATTAGAAATTCTATCTGGGCTTTCTCTTGAGGACGAAGTAGAAACTAGTTTGTCTTTATGA
- a CDS encoding Ig-like domain-containing protein: MKLVRWNCLWFVLFFHCHSNFGSMKDWLGVLSLEDTPKVLVFSPSSDAIDVNPETKITVLFSHPMSIQSCISAFSLEPQVRGAFETTDLSLKFLPKSELPSGGYIVRLTKQCEDKNGKDLDQVYTIPFRVGEKEIPKSPELESLLVLAGTESECLVGGIPAELILGEINSACSGIPGPPSFLVRFSKPMNQTEVELGLRIEPPISYRLDWENSSQFRILPDFILQADTRYHILFPKGIHSLDGSDLLETLQLNFLVGSDMSDPEVIGFGLESQNCGLGTQELGSITGARWDSGFCFWSRDLPILSPNLYQFRGGDDGTGISGSPLACPDVNTDNFRIFFNQYMDTTSVIGATRLSKISPPSTNIRLSTWVWSHCQSTYPFGCRQLTYSYAESEASCNGTLFGNISTGGDFNLSASAFAPNFYPYYEFRLEPEAKSISGKRMKVGFVIQVEAK; encoded by the coding sequence ATGAAACTCGTTAGATGGAATTGTCTCTGGTTTGTTCTATTTTTTCATTGTCATTCGAATTTTGGTTCCATGAAAGATTGGTTAGGAGTTTTGAGTTTGGAAGATACTCCCAAGGTTTTGGTATTTTCTCCTTCCTCTGATGCAATCGATGTAAATCCAGAAACCAAGATTACGGTTCTATTCAGTCATCCTATGTCCATCCAATCTTGTATTTCTGCGTTTTCTTTGGAACCGCAAGTGCGAGGTGCTTTTGAAACAACAGATTTAAGTTTGAAGTTTTTGCCGAAATCCGAACTCCCTTCAGGTGGTTATATCGTTCGGCTCACCAAACAATGTGAAGATAAAAATGGGAAGGATTTAGACCAAGTGTATACCATTCCATTTCGTGTAGGAGAAAAAGAAATTCCAAAGTCACCGGAATTGGAATCGTTATTAGTTTTGGCAGGAACAGAATCAGAATGTTTGGTTGGAGGTATTCCTGCAGAATTGATCTTAGGTGAAATAAACTCTGCATGTTCGGGTATTCCTGGGCCTCCTTCCTTCCTTGTTCGATTTTCAAAACCGATGAACCAAACAGAGGTAGAACTTGGGTTAAGGATTGAACCTCCTATTTCTTATCGATTGGACTGGGAAAATTCTTCACAGTTTAGGATTTTGCCGGATTTCATTTTACAGGCAGACACAAGATATCATATTTTATTCCCCAAAGGAATACACTCGTTAGATGGTAGTGATCTTCTGGAAACCTTACAATTGAATTTTCTTGTAGGTTCTGACATGAGTGATCCAGAGGTCATAGGGTTTGGTTTAGAATCACAAAACTGTGGTTTAGGGACTCAGGAATTAGGATCTATAACGGGTGCTCGTTGGGATTCTGGATTTTGTTTCTGGAGTAGAGATTTACCTATTTTAAGTCCCAATCTATATCAGTTTCGAGGAGGTGATGATGGAACGGGAATTTCTGGTAGTCCACTTGCCTGTCCCGATGTGAATACAGATAATTTTCGAATTTTTTTTAACCAATATATGGATACAACTTCTGTGATCGGGGCCACAAGGTTATCCAAAATTTCACCACCTTCTACAAACATTCGTTTGTCTACATGGGTTTGGTCCCATTGCCAATCTACATACCCTTTTGGATGTAGGCAGTTGACATACTCTTATGCAGAAAGTGAAGCCAGTTGTAATGGTACTTTGTTTGGAAATATTTCCACTGGAGGAGATTTTAATCTCTCGGCTTCGGCTTTCGCTCCCAATTTTTACCCTTATTATGAATTTCGATTGGAGCCTGAAGCAAAATCCATTTCGGGGAAACGAATGAAGGTTGGCTTTGTCATTCAGGTAGAAGCAAAATGA
- a CDS encoding TolC family protein — translation MWYKISLLCFYLGCLCPSLRAEGKLLWEDCVWIGMERNSNLGLEQIRSEIFPILTRDKWKQYLPKLGVHYFGIFSKNQEQIDQEYRDVRLQIQQLLYDGGETEREKQKIEIRKLIHSEERKLLREKVFKSISLSYLLLNKRQLVDMVFQLRSERYRWEERKRKKESDLGLSPKGDFDWQKVWEVEFQSKKIHSESAKKLAVLELHHAMSLDPGVGITLEGGLTERIRLFDPSQAKTTSNENHPIRKKARLQMELAELDQESLENDWKPKFVLGGYVGKNGNAGFPLQNEIYGLSFGVQANLGGTSFQTNTQNGIQSEGNGIQRIPGYGPQPVGPGENSFQSGSIGLFDDMGRNKKVFDSKMSLLQAKAEWKQSEILILNQIQSTEIKLTELYSKYNLYLENTKSNIFQHRFKREERTQGIISEIEYLKSEEEVFVGFEILLDHYFQYIATALELVLLLGEDPFDNRYYKLESKQISSDFTIILEHWKQDSSIEKRKINEPKSKKQYPFFMEDPYETR, via the coding sequence ATGTGGTATAAGATTTCTCTCCTTTGTTTTTATTTAGGCTGTCTTTGTCCTTCGTTGCGAGCAGAGGGGAAATTGTTATGGGAGGATTGTGTTTGGATTGGGATGGAACGCAATAGCAATTTGGGTTTGGAGCAGATTCGTTCTGAAATTTTTCCCATTCTAACCAGGGACAAATGGAAACAATACCTTCCCAAATTAGGAGTGCATTATTTTGGAATTTTTTCCAAAAACCAGGAACAAATCGACCAAGAATACCGAGATGTTCGTTTGCAGATCCAACAACTTCTGTATGACGGAGGGGAAACAGAACGGGAAAAACAAAAAATAGAAATCCGAAAACTGATCCATTCCGAAGAAAGAAAACTCCTACGTGAAAAAGTTTTTAAATCGATCTCCTTGTCATATTTATTACTCAATAAACGACAGTTAGTTGATATGGTTTTCCAACTTAGATCGGAACGTTACAGGTGGGAAGAAAGAAAACGAAAAAAAGAATCGGATCTTGGCCTTTCTCCAAAAGGGGATTTTGATTGGCAGAAGGTTTGGGAAGTAGAATTCCAATCTAAAAAAATCCATTCTGAGTCCGCAAAGAAACTAGCCGTTTTGGAATTACATCATGCGATGTCTCTTGATCCAGGTGTGGGTATTACTTTGGAGGGGGGGCTTACTGAACGCATTCGGTTGTTTGATCCTTCTCAAGCAAAAACTACGAGCAATGAAAATCATCCCATACGAAAAAAAGCCCGATTGCAAATGGAGCTTGCGGAACTGGACCAGGAAAGTTTGGAGAATGATTGGAAACCAAAGTTCGTGTTAGGTGGATATGTAGGCAAAAATGGAAACGCAGGTTTTCCCTTACAAAATGAAATTTATGGTTTGAGTTTTGGCGTTCAAGCCAATTTGGGTGGAACTAGTTTCCAAACCAATACACAAAACGGAATCCAATCCGAAGGGAACGGAATTCAAAGAATTCCAGGATACGGCCCACAACCAGTAGGTCCCGGTGAAAATTCCTTTCAAAGTGGATCGATTGGATTGTTTGACGATATGGGGAGGAATAAAAAAGTTTTCGATTCTAAAATGAGTCTGTTGCAGGCAAAAGCAGAATGGAAACAATCCGAGATTTTGATTCTGAACCAAATCCAATCTACAGAAATCAAATTAACTGAATTGTATAGTAAATACAATCTCTATTTAGAAAATACAAAATCCAATATATTCCAACATCGATTCAAAAGAGAGGAACGAACTCAGGGAATTATTTCCGAAATAGAATATTTAAAATCAGAAGAAGAGGTTTTTGTTGGTTTTGAAATTTTGTTGGATCATTACTTTCAATACATCGCTACTGCTTTGGAACTTGTTTTGTTACTCGGTGAAGATCCGTTTGACAATCGCTATTATAAATTGGAGTCCAAACAAATATCCAGTGACTTTACAATAATTTTGGAACATTGGAAACAGGACTCCTCAATAGAAAAAAGAAAAATAAACGAACCAAAATCAAAAAAACAATACCCATTCTTTATGGAGGATCCGTATGAAACTCGTTAG
- a CDS encoding FecR domain-containing protein, with translation MIRILVSIFFLLFTAALTADEVGIISFIQGKNYLSGPRFKKAKEPVKLGSILKKGDTITTEDGTCEIQLATQATIRLAKYSSVQIEDLLNPKSKSTTLKLVGGKLFVKAHKPAAGVPSQNQLSVVNPSFVAGVRCTEFLAAAPDTGGVDEDLSNVETGVYVNEGTVAVSPDKKGKETLVKENEEVLVSGKELKKQILDEFVKEKMRIFEEFKAIKEENYQRIKEQYEKNDQLMNDYKGRADE, from the coding sequence ATGATTCGAATCCTTGTTTCCATTTTTTTTCTTCTTTTTACTGCCGCCCTGACTGCTGATGAAGTAGGGATCATTAGTTTCATCCAAGGTAAAAACTATCTTTCTGGACCACGTTTTAAAAAAGCAAAGGAACCAGTAAAATTAGGAAGTATCCTAAAAAAAGGAGACACCATCACCACAGAAGACGGAACTTGTGAAATCCAATTGGCAACCCAAGCCACCATCCGTCTCGCCAAGTATTCCTCTGTTCAAATCGAAGACCTTCTCAATCCAAAATCAAAATCCACCACTTTGAAACTAGTTGGTGGTAAGTTATTTGTAAAAGCACATAAACCGGCAGCGGGTGTACCGAGCCAAAACCAACTGAGCGTAGTCAATCCTAGTTTTGTTGCAGGTGTTAGATGTACAGAATTTTTAGCCGCAGCCCCAGACACTGGTGGGGTAGATGAAGACCTTAGTAATGTGGAAACGGGCGTTTATGTAAACGAAGGAACCGTAGCAGTAAGCCCCGATAAAAAGGGAAAAGAAACTCTCGTAAAAGAAAACGAAGAAGTCCTCGTGTCTGGCAAAGAACTTAAGAAACAAATTTTAGATGAATTTGTAAAAGAAAAAATGCGTATCTTCGAAGAATTCAAAGCTATCAAAGAAGAAAACTACCAACGAATCAAAGAACAATACGAAAAAAACGACCAACTGATGAATGATTACAAAGGTAGGGCAGACGAATGA
- a CDS encoding DUF4384 domain-containing protein, producing MMKQFWILSSIISLSLFSSDRIGRLPVYKIAVEMSSSTEEAIALRDFMKEQIQSTGRGMVSLPLKGIESGVWEFDKEGIASIKTAENLEKLADVDKLVLIATEDGQAVVSFVDVLHKKLEYRNSLPDTLSKTLVSDFLGFLDKKNIYLALSETGSGSNAQLKINSLKPTYVAGEPIRFEIESAEDNYVYVVLVPENQKGEPVLLFPNQFQNDNFIRKGDKVTIPDKRISFKAAATPSKDRIRAFVSREEWKEFQLRGKKEDSFYRLLPPAVTGTKTTARSMMPLNTMTASIEQSPVMEWEYQILSR from the coding sequence ATGATGAAACAATTTTGGATTCTCTCATCCATCATTTCCCTTTCTCTCTTTTCTTCAGATCGAATCGGAAGACTCCCTGTTTACAAAATTGCAGTTGAGATGTCTTCCTCTACCGAAGAGGCCATCGCCTTACGAGATTTTATGAAAGAACAAATCCAATCTACAGGGCGCGGGATGGTTTCTCTTCCATTGAAGGGCATTGAGTCTGGGGTTTGGGAATTTGACAAAGAAGGAATAGCTTCAATAAAAACTGCGGAAAACTTAGAGAAACTCGCAGATGTAGACAAACTAGTCCTTATCGCAACAGAAGATGGACAAGCAGTGGTTTCCTTTGTGGACGTCCTACACAAAAAATTGGAATACCGAAATTCCCTTCCCGACACTCTCTCTAAAACTTTGGTCTCCGACTTTCTTGGTTTTTTAGACAAAAAGAATATCTACTTGGCATTATCCGAAACAGGTTCTGGGTCCAACGCCCAACTCAAAATCAATTCCTTAAAACCTACTTATGTAGCAGGGGAACCCATTCGTTTTGAAATCGAATCGGCGGAAGACAATTATGTGTATGTAGTACTTGTCCCTGAAAACCAAAAAGGGGAACCTGTCCTACTTTTCCCAAACCAATTCCAGAACGATAACTTCATCCGCAAAGGAGACAAAGTTACGATTCCTGATAAACGAATTTCGTTTAAAGCCGCAGCCACTCCTTCCAAAGATCGGATTCGTGCCTTTGTTTCTCGTGAAGAATGGAAAGAGTTCCAACTCCGTGGAAAAAAAGAAGATTCGTTTTATAGGCTTCTTCCACCAGCAGTCACAGGAACCAAGACCACTGCAAGGTCTATGATGCCACTAAATACCATGACCGCTTCCATTGAACAAAGTCCAGTGATGGAATGGGAATACCAAATTTTATCTAGATAA
- a CDS encoding LIC_12337 family protein encodes MKKILYTIIFLGMSFQVSDFNKLTRLDQNKQLAEFFGNAIQFGFGSEKLWSATNADNWGFVRQSATWARGNSGIIDNLILGLKNAGYFNNSSPRNDVLNNINLNGFGSATLTIKISTPTTGVSSTAYTGTKDFNHFFQITKTGASTPSLQLFFDDPNTTLGNDGALIYYRLVDFGSPQFATVGDVITESYTANESVYGTKFQTYTWRNGPENAAWISKHGRVVLTEVDAGRQLCFRSVVRLSFAKLKALTPANTAALENLRTSCNTQLGVAAGNDNLYYVLAYMQKFDSPFQTTAKATYTTAATKHETICNLGTKLSYGIFNVNGYVTDQLTAGEVPSDYPSPTVGGSDFMSVDDAFIRTYAALNQNVGQASLGLVKQYETTSQSFLDAFDGADQNLKFK; translated from the coding sequence ATGAAAAAAATCCTATATACAATCATATTTCTCGGAATGAGTTTTCAAGTTTCTGACTTCAACAAACTCACTCGTTTAGACCAAAACAAACAACTGGCAGAGTTCTTTGGCAATGCCATCCAATTTGGATTTGGTTCTGAAAAACTTTGGTCTGCCACGAATGCAGACAATTGGGGATTTGTGCGCCAATCTGCCACTTGGGCGCGTGGAAACTCCGGTATCATCGACAACCTTATCTTGGGTTTAAAAAACGCCGGATACTTTAATAACTCTTCACCTCGCAATGATGTGCTAAACAATATCAATTTGAATGGATTTGGTTCGGCAACCCTTACCATCAAAATCAGTACACCAACAACTGGAGTAAGTTCCACAGCCTATACAGGAACCAAAGATTTTAATCATTTTTTTCAAATTACAAAAACAGGTGCGTCCACTCCCTCCTTACAATTGTTCTTCGATGATCCCAATACCACCCTGGGAAACGATGGAGCTTTGATTTATTATCGTTTGGTTGATTTTGGAAGTCCACAATTTGCAACAGTGGGAGATGTCATCACAGAAAGTTACACTGCAAATGAATCTGTTTATGGAACCAAATTTCAAACCTATACTTGGCGAAACGGTCCAGAAAATGCGGCTTGGATCAGTAAACATGGCCGAGTGGTTTTAACAGAAGTGGATGCAGGGAGACAACTTTGTTTTCGTTCTGTGGTTCGTTTGAGTTTTGCCAAACTCAAAGCATTAACCCCTGCCAATACGGCTGCCCTTGAGAATTTGAGAACGTCATGTAATACTCAACTAGGTGTAGCCGCCGGCAACGACAACCTTTACTATGTGTTGGCCTATATGCAGAAGTTTGATTCTCCCTTCCAAACAACGGCGAAAGCTACTTACACAACGGCGGCAACAAAACATGAAACCATCTGTAACTTAGGAACAAAATTGTCTTATGGAATTTTCAATGTCAATGGTTATGTAACAGACCAACTGACAGCGGGAGAGGTTCCGTCAGATTACCCAAGTCCCACAGTCGGTGGTTCCGACTTTATGTCTGTGGATGATGCCTTCATTCGAACTTATGCTGCGTTGAACCAAAACGTAGGACAGGCCAGTTTAGGGTTAGTCAAACAATATGAAACCACTTCCCAATCATTTTTGGATGCCTTTGATGGTGCCGACCAAAACCTAAAATTCAAATAA